A single Notoacmeibacter ruber DNA region contains:
- a CDS encoding ABC transporter permease → MENSIWPLLGFGAEGWGDQLLWGALLTVTLALSTLPLGLTVGFLVALGRRSEERSLRFSATLFATIFRGLPELLTLFLIYYGAQLGLSAGLQAAGIETAIEINAFLAGMIALGLVFAAYASEVFVSAFSAIPDGQAEAARALGIRKMTTMRKVIFPQLFRFALPGLGNLWLILLKDTALVSVIGLSDILRQSSIAARVTQHPLLFYVTACLLYLTFSLIFTVLIGWLEKRSDRGLIRT, encoded by the coding sequence ATGGAGAACAGCATCTGGCCACTCCTCGGTTTTGGGGCCGAGGGCTGGGGAGATCAACTTCTCTGGGGCGCGCTCCTCACAGTAACGCTGGCGCTTTCGACACTTCCTCTGGGTCTAACGGTCGGTTTCCTTGTCGCGCTCGGGCGCCGCAGTGAAGAGCGGTCGCTTCGTTTCAGCGCAACACTTTTCGCGACGATATTCCGCGGCCTGCCTGAACTGCTGACCCTTTTCCTGATCTATTACGGGGCCCAGCTCGGCCTCTCCGCCGGGCTTCAGGCAGCAGGCATCGAGACCGCAATCGAAATCAATGCCTTTTTGGCCGGCATGATCGCTCTCGGCCTCGTCTTCGCGGCCTATGCCAGCGAGGTCTTCGTATCGGCCTTTTCGGCGATTCCGGACGGTCAGGCGGAGGCGGCTCGCGCACTCGGCATCCGCAAGATGACGACAATGCGAAAGGTCATTTTTCCGCAACTGTTCCGTTTTGCCCTGCCCGGCCTCGGCAATCTATGGCTGATCCTGCTGAAGGATACGGCCCTTGTCTCCGTGATTGGCTTGTCGGACATTCTCCGTCAAAGCTCCATCGCGGCACGTGTTACGCAGCATCCCCTGCTCTTCTATGTGACCGCCTGTCTGCTCTACCTGACCTTCTCTCTCATTTTCACGGTTCTGATCGGCTGGCTGGAGAAGCGCTCCGATCGGGGGCTGATCCGGACATGA
- a CDS encoding ABC transporter permease, whose translation MAPAFGIEARPAPEPKPRGWSSARIGGYAVAGLWLALLGLLLAYLISVFSPDFMMRYGPRYLDGLWTTLLLVGISVTLGGLLSLPLALARLSGNAFLNGAALSYTTFFRGTPLIAQTFLVYYGLGALNDELKAIGLWWFFREAWYCALFAFTLHTAAYQAEILRGAIRTVPSGQREASKAMGLSRWTTFQKIILPQALIVALRPYGNEIVLMIKASAIVAVITVYDLMGQTRFVFSRSFDFQAYLWAALLYLAVVETLRRIWDVLEQRLTRHLKR comes from the coding sequence ATGGCCCCGGCCTTTGGAATCGAGGCGCGCCCGGCCCCTGAGCCAAAGCCGCGCGGCTGGTCGTCTGCGCGGATTGGAGGCTACGCGGTCGCCGGACTCTGGCTTGCTCTTCTCGGTCTGCTGCTCGCCTACCTCATCAGCGTCTTTTCGCCCGACTTTATGATGCGGTACGGCCCACGCTATCTCGATGGCCTTTGGACGACGCTGCTCCTCGTCGGAATATCCGTTACCCTGGGCGGTCTTCTTTCCCTCCCCCTCGCTCTGGCGCGACTGTCGGGCAATGCGTTTTTAAACGGCGCCGCACTCAGCTATACGACCTTCTTTCGCGGCACGCCGCTCATCGCTCAGACCTTCCTGGTCTATTACGGGCTGGGGGCGCTGAATGACGAGTTGAAAGCCATTGGGCTCTGGTGGTTCTTCAGAGAGGCCTGGTACTGCGCGCTCTTCGCCTTCACCCTGCATACGGCGGCCTATCAGGCGGAGATCTTGCGCGGCGCGATCCGCACCGTTCCAAGCGGTCAGCGAGAAGCGTCCAAGGCCATGGGACTATCCCGCTGGACCACCTTCCAAAAGATCATCCTGCCGCAAGCTCTGATCGTCGCGCTCCGGCCTTACGGCAACGAGATCGTCCTGATGATCAAGGCGTCGGCCATCGTCGCCGTGATCACCGTCTACGACCTGATGGGGCAGACACGCTTCGTCTTCTCGCGTTCCTTCGACTTCCAGGCCTACCTCTGGGCGGCGCTGCTCTACCTCGCCGTGGTCGAAACACTGCGTCGGATATGGGACGTTCTGGAACAACGCCTCACACGTCATCTAAAACGATAA
- a CDS encoding NAD(P)-dependent oxidoreductase yields MARTAFIGLGVMGFPMAGHLKKKGGHDVTVYNRSSEKAARWVDEYAGEKADTPRAAAEDADFVFTCVGNDDDVRSVVFGDDGVLAGMKAGSILIDNTTASAILAEEIAASAAQKEIGFLDAPVSGGQAGAENGALTVMCGGDQATFDEARPIIESYARMVGLLGPNGAGQLAKMCNQTAIAGLVQGLSEAIHLAKKSGLDVEKLIEVISKGAAGSWQMENRYATMAAGEFDHGFAVDWMRKDLAIVLQQADEVGASLPVTALVDQFYKDVQKMGGRRWDTSSLIARLEAADKN; encoded by the coding sequence ATGGCCCGGACAGCATTTATCGGATTGGGCGTCATGGGTTTTCCAATGGCAGGTCACCTCAAGAAAAAGGGCGGGCACGACGTCACGGTCTACAACCGCTCCTCCGAGAAGGCCGCTCGATGGGTCGATGAATATGCTGGAGAGAAAGCCGATACGCCGCGTGCGGCGGCCGAGGACGCCGACTTCGTTTTTACCTGCGTCGGCAATGATGACGATGTCCGCTCGGTCGTCTTCGGCGACGATGGCGTTCTGGCCGGTATGAAAGCCGGTTCGATTCTCATCGACAACACGACCGCCAGCGCCATCCTCGCCGAAGAGATCGCCGCGAGCGCCGCACAGAAGGAGATCGGCTTTCTCGACGCCCCAGTTTCTGGCGGGCAGGCCGGAGCCGAAAACGGCGCGCTGACCGTGATGTGCGGCGGCGATCAGGCGACATTCGACGAGGCGCGCCCCATCATTGAAAGCTACGCCAGGATGGTCGGGCTGCTTGGCCCGAACGGAGCCGGCCAGCTTGCCAAGATGTGCAACCAGACAGCCATCGCCGGTCTCGTGCAGGGGCTGTCCGAAGCCATTCACCTCGCCAAGAAGTCCGGCCTCGATGTCGAAAAGCTGATCGAGGTGATTTCCAAGGGCGCGGCAGGTTCCTGGCAGATGGAAAACCGCTATGCCACTATGGCAGCCGGCGAGTTTGACCACGGCTTCGCCGTAGACTGGATGCGCAAGGACCTCGCCATCGTCCTGCAACAGGCGGACGAGGTGGGCGCAAGCCTGCCAGTTACGGCGCTCGTCGATCAGTTCTACAAGGACGTGCAGAAGATGGGCGGCCGACGCTGGGATACGTCGTCCCTGATTGCACGCCTTGAGGCAGCCGATAAAAACTGA
- a CDS encoding Lrp/AsnC family transcriptional regulator has product MDRLDRKILRILQEDTTYAVADVAKKVGLSTTPCWRRIQKLEEEGVIQRRVAILDPAKVNTAVTVFVSIRTNSHSVEWLKRFAEVITSFPEVQEFYRMSGEVDYLLRVVVPDIAAYDTFYRKLIEKIEISDVSSAFAMERIKYTTELPLDYMVLEKGE; this is encoded by the coding sequence ATGGACAGACTGGATCGAAAGATCCTGCGGATCTTGCAGGAAGATACGACCTACGCCGTTGCCGATGTCGCCAAGAAAGTGGGCCTTTCCACTACGCCGTGCTGGCGGCGTATCCAGAAACTGGAAGAAGAAGGCGTCATTCAGCGGCGGGTGGCCATTCTCGATCCCGCCAAGGTGAATACGGCCGTAACCGTCTTCGTTTCCATCCGGACAAATTCCCATTCGGTCGAGTGGCTCAAGCGCTTTGCCGAGGTGATCACCTCTTTCCCGGAGGTTCAGGAATTCTACCGGATGAGCGGTGAGGTTGATTACCTTTTGCGCGTCGTCGTGCCGGATATTGCCGCCTACGACACCTTCTATCGCAAGCTGATCGAGAAGATCGAAATCAGCGACGTTTCCTCGGCCTTCGCCATGGAGCGGATCAAATACACGACGGAATTGCCGCTCGACTACATGGTGTTGGAAAAGGGCGAATAA
- a CDS encoding uracil-DNA glycosylase family protein, with amino-acid sequence MQEACALPECSSLEDYLGRVRRCTICRDDPLGAPLPHEPRPTLSASESATILIAGQAPGLRVHETGQSFNDRSGDRLREWMGINRQTFYESERIAIAAMGFCFPGYDRHGGDLPPRRECAPTWRDGLMARLPNIRLVLSIGLYSQRYHLGALRQPRMTDTVKNWQAILAVTSEEQGRAVIPLPHPSWRNTGWLRKNPWFEAELLPVLRRSVAAELDCVE; translated from the coding sequence ATGCAAGAGGCGTGCGCTTTGCCGGAATGTTCCTCCCTCGAGGACTATCTGGGCAGGGTTCGCCGCTGCACGATCTGCCGGGACGATCCGCTCGGTGCGCCCTTGCCACACGAACCGCGGCCAACGCTGAGCGCGTCCGAAAGCGCAACCATCCTCATCGCCGGGCAGGCGCCGGGCCTACGTGTCCATGAAACCGGACAATCCTTCAACGACAGGTCTGGCGACAGGCTCCGGGAGTGGATGGGGATCAACCGGCAGACTTTTTATGAAAGCGAACGGATCGCTATCGCAGCCATGGGCTTTTGCTTCCCGGGTTATGATCGTCACGGCGGCGATTTGCCGCCCCGCCGGGAGTGCGCGCCCACATGGCGCGACGGCTTGATGGCGCGGCTGCCGAATATACGGCTTGTCCTGAGCATCGGGCTCTATAGCCAGCGCTATCACCTCGGGGCGCTCCGCCAGCCGCGCATGACCGATACCGTCAAGAACTGGCAGGCCATCCTTGCCGTGACAAGCGAGGAGCAAGGACGGGCAGTCATACCGCTGCCGCACCCATCATGGCGCAACACCGGATGGCTTCGAAAAAACCCGTGGTTTGAGGCTGAACTGTTGCCGGTACTTAGGCGCAGCGTCGCGGCGGAACTCGACTGCGTGGAGTAA
- a CDS encoding glutathione S-transferase family protein: MKLFDGGMAPNPRRVRIYLAEKGIEVPLEAVDMGALEHRNPKVATRNPLKSLPVLELDDGTILTESIAICRYFEELHPEPPLFGTTPLERAQVEMWQRRIEMHFFLPTAHAFRHTHPAMKEWEKPQIEEWGEANRDRVRRYLRLLDADLDGRAFLVGDRFSVADITAMVAAGFMKPAKITMPDDLPNVVRYIETLQSRPSYKA, encoded by the coding sequence ATGAAGTTGTTTGACGGAGGCATGGCGCCCAACCCGAGACGGGTGAGGATCTATCTGGCGGAGAAGGGCATCGAGGTTCCACTCGAGGCGGTGGATATGGGAGCGCTCGAGCATCGCAATCCGAAGGTCGCAACGCGCAATCCGCTCAAATCACTTCCCGTGCTGGAACTGGATGATGGCACGATTCTCACTGAGAGTATCGCCATCTGCCGGTATTTCGAAGAGCTTCATCCGGAGCCGCCATTGTTTGGCACGACCCCGCTCGAACGCGCACAGGTCGAGATGTGGCAGCGGCGTATCGAGATGCATTTCTTTCTGCCGACGGCCCACGCCTTTCGCCATACCCACCCGGCCATGAAGGAATGGGAGAAGCCCCAGATCGAGGAATGGGGGGAAGCCAACCGCGATCGCGTCAGACGCTATCTACGCCTTCTCGACGCTGATCTGGATGGACGGGCGTTTCTTGTCGGCGACCGGTTCAGCGTGGCCGATATCACGGCCATGGTGGCTGCGGGTTTCATGAAGCCGGCAAAAATCACCATGCCGGACGACCTCCCGAATGTCGTCCGCTATATCGAGACCCTTCAATCCCGACCGAGCTACAAGGCCTGA
- a CDS encoding sensor histidine kinase yields the protein MSFTEIGSADKIIVDRTKRSRNATLARTLREQRDKMRERAGDVHFARTLLLINARTIRSTALFFPVIALAAAALGHYRGTVSIGFLWAFGAILFFLPRQIVAWQVLRQKESKVDLAAYRRLFRLTHFLASLPWVAFIFVPWQITGVAGDMVFRAATVLLVIAASAFIMSAIRGALLLSFAPVVAAFCFVAVRNGDPTSAMLALMLIVGLTFFIFMARQLHASQLLEISYRAEKDSLIAELETANGISNEARRRAEEANLAKSRFLASMSHELRTPLNAILGFSEVMAEEVLGPMQNDTYKEYAGDIHASGKHLLELINEILDLSRIEAGRYQMNEQPLSLAHMIEACCHMVELRMRNKDVQLDVKIEAGLPPLIADERSVRQVLLNLLSNAIKFTPVGGSITVKAGWTTKGGQYLSVTDDGPGIAEDEIPIVLSAFGQGSIAIKSAEQGAGLGLPIVQAIMHMHEGQFALRSRLRSGTTALASFPKKRVVVEPPSLAGEAPLHETPAKPADEALGVETHSEV from the coding sequence ATGTCCTTTACCGAGATCGGCAGTGCCGACAAGATCATTGTCGATCGAACGAAGCGCTCGCGAAACGCGACACTGGCGCGCACTTTGCGCGAGCAACGGGACAAGATGCGCGAACGCGCCGGCGACGTGCATTTTGCCCGTACGCTTCTTCTCATCAATGCCCGAACCATCCGTTCGACCGCGCTGTTTTTCCCGGTCATCGCGCTCGCCGCTGCCGCTCTCGGCCATTATCGCGGCACCGTATCAATCGGCTTTCTCTGGGCGTTCGGCGCGATCCTGTTCTTTCTTCCGCGTCAGATCGTTGCCTGGCAGGTGCTGCGGCAAAAGGAAAGCAAGGTCGATCTGGCTGCCTATCGGCGCCTTTTCCGTCTGACCCATTTTCTGGCAAGCCTGCCATGGGTCGCTTTCATCTTCGTGCCGTGGCAGATCACCGGCGTCGCTGGCGACATGGTTTTCCGCGCCGCGACCGTTCTTCTCGTCATCGCTGCCAGCGCCTTCATCATGAGTGCCATCAGGGGCGCCCTTCTCCTGTCATTCGCTCCAGTGGTCGCAGCCTTCTGCTTCGTGGCCGTCCGAAATGGCGATCCGACCAGCGCCATGCTCGCATTGATGCTCATTGTCGGGCTGACATTCTTCATCTTCATGGCGCGCCAGTTGCACGCCAGCCAGTTGCTGGAAATCTCCTACCGCGCGGAAAAGGACTCGTTGATCGCAGAGCTCGAGACGGCCAACGGCATCTCCAATGAGGCGCGTCGCCGGGCCGAGGAAGCAAACCTCGCCAAGAGCCGGTTCCTGGCCTCAATGAGCCATGAGTTGAGGACCCCACTTAACGCCATTCTCGGATTTTCCGAGGTAATGGCGGAAGAAGTGCTGGGGCCGATGCAGAACGACACCTACAAGGAATATGCCGGCGATATCCACGCCTCGGGCAAGCATCTTCTCGAACTGATCAACGAAATTCTCGATCTCTCCCGCATCGAGGCCGGGCGTTATCAGATGAACGAGCAGCCCCTATCGCTAGCTCATATGATCGAAGCCTGCTGCCACATGGTCGAGCTCAGGATGCGCAACAAGGATGTGCAGCTCGACGTCAAGATCGAGGCGGGCTTGCCGCCGCTGATTGCGGATGAACGCTCGGTCCGCCAGGTTTTGCTCAATCTGCTTTCCAATGCGATCAAGTTCACGCCTGTCGGTGGTTCGATCACGGTGAAGGCCGGATGGACGACCAAAGGCGGACAGTACCTCTCGGTGACCGATGATGGCCCCGGCATCGCAGAGGACGAGATACCGATCGTGCTTTCCGCCTTCGGCCAGGGCTCGATCGCCATCAAGAGCGCGGAACAGGGTGCCGGTCTCGGTCTTCCGATCGTCCAGGCAATCATGCACATGCATGAAGGACAGTTCGCTCTTCGCTCCCGTTTGCGCAGCGGCACGACGGCACTGGCAAGCTTTCCGAAGAAACGCGTTGTGGTGGAGCCGCCCTCTCTTGCCGGGGAAGCGCCACTGCATGAGACGCCTGCGAAACCCGCCGACGAAGCGCTCGGCGTAGAGACGCACTCAGAGGTCTAG
- a CDS encoding nicotinate-nucleotide--dimethylbenzimidazole phosphoribosyltransferase — MASGLPFDDFRNLLTMLPAPDHAGGDWVEKALDALAPQQQLGRLGATARWYATWSGKSLSPVTRPLCAIFAGNHGHAAASDTAWDVARTQAAVDLAATGGSVVNGVCIAQDVGLRILDLALDHPTADIRNEAALDERGCAATMAFGMEAMAGGTDLLAIGALGEGTEICSAALLTAMLGEPADMFIGEGDDPVIRKRAETVKAALRTHKGHLSDPFEALRRLGGREYAAMVGLLLAARLENVPVVISGRAALAAVAVLHKANAMTTGHCILADPGGQPGAEKAARKLGMTPLLDYGIDTDDGAAAALGAGLVKTAVNTTAAVAGALDL; from the coding sequence ATGGCATCTGGCCTTCCCTTCGATGATTTTCGCAACCTGCTGACAATGTTGCCGGCCCCAGATCACGCCGGTGGCGACTGGGTCGAAAAAGCGCTGGATGCGCTGGCGCCGCAGCAGCAATTGGGGCGTCTCGGCGCGACCGCCAGATGGTATGCAACGTGGTCCGGAAAATCCCTGTCACCGGTCACGCGTCCGCTTTGCGCGATCTTTGCCGGCAATCATGGCCACGCCGCCGCGAGCGATACGGCATGGGACGTCGCACGCACCCAGGCAGCAGTCGATCTGGCCGCGACTGGAGGCAGCGTCGTGAACGGTGTCTGCATCGCTCAGGATGTCGGCCTGCGCATTCTCGATCTGGCGCTGGATCATCCGACCGCCGACATTCGCAATGAGGCGGCTCTCGACGAACGGGGCTGCGCGGCGACGATGGCCTTCGGTATGGAGGCAATGGCTGGCGGGACCGACCTTTTGGCTATTGGCGCGCTGGGTGAGGGGACGGAAATATGCTCGGCTGCGCTTTTGACGGCGATGCTGGGCGAACCGGCCGACATGTTCATCGGTGAAGGTGACGATCCGGTCATCAGAAAGCGCGCCGAGACGGTAAAGGCGGCTCTTCGAACCCATAAGGGCCACCTTTCCGACCCGTTCGAAGCGCTGCGCCGTCTCGGAGGGCGGGAATATGCAGCCATGGTCGGACTGCTGCTGGCCGCGCGGCTGGAGAATGTGCCTGTCGTGATATCGGGCCGTGCCGCGCTGGCAGCGGTCGCGGTTCTCCACAAGGCCAATGCCATGACCACTGGTCACTGTATCCTGGCGGATCCAGGCGGTCAGCCGGGCGCGGAGAAAGCCGCCCGAAAGCTCGGCATGACACCGCTTCTCGATTACGGCATCGATACGGACGACGGTGCCGCCGCGGCTCTTGGAGCGGGGCTTGTCAAAACGGCGGTAAACACGACTGCAGCCGTTGCCGGGGCGCTAGACCTCTGA
- a CDS encoding DUF1289 domain-containing protein, translating to MSPALTPCINICSIDDESALCMGCGRSLAEIADWGKLKTSERRSIMIQLPTRMEAAGLRPGRKLMRLISKC from the coding sequence GTGAGCCCTGCCCTGACACCCTGCATCAACATCTGTTCCATCGACGATGAATCGGCGCTCTGCATGGGTTGCGGGCGCTCACTGGCCGAAATCGCTGACTGGGGTAAACTCAAGACCAGCGAGCGACGTTCGATCATGATTCAATTGCCCACCCGTATGGAGGCGGCCGGGCTCCGTCCGGGGCGAAAGCTGATGAGGCTGATATCCAAATGCTGA
- a CDS encoding retropepsin-like aspartic protease family protein, translating to MLKWIAIGGLGVLLIVYMLESGIMEAFGLPAEDGAEVIYLSLWAAMLAPVILFSGMPFGRVFRSLATWVVIGVVLVVGYERRDELRNFAMDISAGLSPGTPVTSVSDDGRTTVTLKKGLGGHFYAQANLDNAEIRLLVDTGATTTTLRESDAKRIGIDPRQLRFVIPVMTANGPTLAARANVSRFVIGGIERRDVSVMVARDAQLGQSLLGMNFLGSLEAFEFRQDRLVLKG from the coding sequence ATGCTGAAGTGGATCGCAATAGGCGGCCTGGGCGTGCTGCTTATCGTCTACATGCTGGAGTCCGGCATCATGGAGGCTTTCGGCCTGCCTGCCGAAGACGGTGCGGAAGTCATCTACCTATCATTGTGGGCAGCCATGCTTGCACCCGTCATTCTCTTTTCCGGCATGCCGTTCGGGCGCGTTTTCCGTAGCCTGGCGACCTGGGTGGTGATCGGCGTGGTGCTGGTCGTCGGCTATGAACGGCGGGATGAACTTCGCAATTTCGCCATGGATATCTCGGCGGGCTTGTCACCCGGCACACCCGTGACCTCCGTATCCGATGACGGCCGGACCACTGTGACCCTCAAGAAGGGCCTGGGAGGTCATTTTTACGCACAGGCCAATCTCGACAACGCCGAGATCCGGCTTCTTGTCGATACGGGTGCGACGACAACGACCTTGCGGGAAAGCGACGCGAAGCGGATCGGTATCGATCCACGGCAATTGCGCTTCGTGATACCGGTCATGACCGCAAACGGGCCGACCCTTGCCGCGCGGGCCAATGTTTCCCGGTTCGTGATTGGCGGCATCGAACGACGCGACGTTTCGGTAATGGTCGCTCGGGATGCCCAACTCGGTCAGTCCCTCCTTGGTATGAACTTTCTGGGCTCTCTTGAAGCTTTCGAGTTCCGGCAGGACCGCCTTGTTCTGAAGGGATAG